A genomic stretch from Colwellia sp. Arc7-635 includes:
- the pyrD gene encoding quinone-dependent dihydroorotate dehydrogenase, giving the protein MFYSAIRKVFFKFDPEAIHELTIKGFKATGATPLNMLYKQTVPNKPVEVMGIKFPNPVGLAAGLDKNGECIKAFEALGFGFVEVGTVTPRPQPGNDKPRIFRLPEANAIINRMGFNNKGVDYLVDQVIKANFSGVLGINIGKNKDTPDENAKDDYIHCMRKIYDFATYITVNISSPNTPGLRSLQYGDALNELLSALKAEQTSLAEKYGKYVPVAVKIAPDLSEEEVNSIAECLIANNIDGVIATNTTLARDKVSHLPFGNEQGGLSGAPVKEQSTKVIQLLAKALDNKLPIIGVGGIACGADAEEKMAAGAKLVQVYTGFIYQGPQLIKDIVQSLK; this is encoded by the coding sequence ATGTTTTACTCAGCTATTCGTAAAGTGTTTTTTAAATTCGATCCAGAAGCAATTCACGAGTTGACGATTAAAGGCTTTAAAGCGACAGGCGCAACACCACTTAACATGCTATACAAGCAAACAGTTCCTAATAAACCTGTGGAAGTTATGGGGATTAAATTCCCTAACCCCGTTGGATTAGCTGCTGGCTTAGATAAAAATGGTGAATGTATTAAAGCGTTTGAAGCTTTAGGTTTTGGCTTTGTTGAGGTGGGTACAGTTACACCACGACCGCAGCCGGGTAACGACAAGCCGCGTATATTTAGATTACCAGAAGCTAATGCCATTATTAACCGTATGGGCTTTAACAATAAAGGTGTTGATTACCTTGTTGATCAAGTCATAAAAGCTAATTTTAGCGGTGTTTTAGGTATTAATATTGGCAAGAATAAAGATACCCCAGACGAAAATGCTAAAGATGATTATATTCATTGTATGCGAAAGATTTATGACTTTGCGACTTACATAACAGTAAATATATCATCACCTAACACGCCAGGTTTACGCTCTTTACAATATGGTGATGCGCTAAACGAATTGTTATCAGCTTTAAAAGCAGAACAAACCTCGTTAGCCGAAAAATATGGTAAATACGTGCCAGTAGCCGTAAAAATTGCCCCTGATTTGAGCGAAGAAGAAGTTAACTCAATTGCTGAGTGTTTAATTGCTAATAACATCGATGGTGTTATTGCAACGAATACAACTTTAGCCCGTGACAAAGTTTCTCATTTACCCTTTGGTAATGAACAAGGTGGCTTAAGTGGCGCGCCGGTAAAAGAGCAAAGCACTAAAGTTATTCAATTACTCGCTAAAGCACTTGATAATAAATTACCTATTATAGGCGTTGGTGGTATTGCTTGTGGCGCAGATGCCGAAGAAAAAATGGCTGCAGGTGCTAAACTAGTACAAGTTTATACGGGTTTTATTTACCAAGGGCCGCAACTCATTAAAGATATTGTCCAAAGCTTAAAGTAA
- the elyC gene encoding envelope biogenesis factor ElyC — protein MDLFLLKKIISAMIMPLSVILLLLLIAIIFYRLKPKLSFSALLIASALLFLSTFPPLSDTLMAPLEDNYPAFSKQEKSVDYIVILGGAHTTVDRLPATSQLKSSSLERLVEAVRIYRLHPEAQVITSGFAGGDISSNAEKVKQAAILLGIPKHKIITENFPQDTEEEAQLIAPRVINKTVVLVTSANHLPRAMAYFEKYGVKAIPAPASPWVKESSTKQWNYYLPSAKKLQQTTTVWYETLGRVVQWFKSW, from the coding sequence ATGGACTTATTTCTACTAAAAAAAATTATCAGCGCAATGATAATGCCCCTCAGTGTTATTTTATTACTCTTACTTATTGCCATTATTTTTTATCGTTTAAAGCCAAAGCTGAGTTTTTCGGCACTTTTAATCGCTAGCGCTTTGTTATTTCTCAGCACTTTTCCGCCTTTATCAGACACCTTAATGGCACCACTAGAAGATAATTACCCCGCTTTTAGCAAACAGGAAAAGTCCGTTGATTATATTGTTATTTTAGGGGGAGCTCACACAACAGTTGATCGTTTACCTGCCACCAGTCAATTAAAATCAAGTTCACTAGAAAGGTTAGTTGAAGCCGTTCGTATTTACCGATTACACCCTGAAGCTCAGGTGATCACCTCAGGTTTTGCTGGTGGCGATATTAGCTCAAATGCAGAAAAGGTTAAGCAAGCGGCTATTTTATTAGGTATTCCTAAACATAAAATAATAACCGAAAATTTTCCGCAAGATACTGAAGAAGAAGCACAACTTATCGCACCACGCGTTATTAATAAAACCGTTGTATTAGTTACTAGTGCCAACCACTTACCGCGTGCCATGGCTTATTTTGAAAAATATGGCGTTAAGGCGATACCTGCACCGGCAAGTCCGTGGGTGAAAGAAAGCAGTACAAAGCAATGGAATTATTACTTACCTAGCGCGAAGAAGTTACAGCAAACCACAACCGTTTGGTATGAAACACTTGGGCGTGTTGTGCAATGGTTTAAAAGCTGGTGA
- a CDS encoding Nif3-like dinuclear metal center hexameric protein yields MKRQAFENYLNTLLKPEQIKDFCPNGLQIEGSEDISKVITGVTATQALIEQAIEEKADALVVHHGFFWKNESYVIRGMKHKRIKALLAHDISLFAYHLPLDIHPTLGNNAQLAKLFSIDNVAPLEIGNALSVAVRGEFDTPLCAQTLEQRISEQLNRQCLHIAAPSNKAIKTVAWCSGGGQNYIELAAEQGIDAFISGEVSEQTTHVAREMDIHFYCAGHHATERYGAKALAEHFNQHLSIDAKFIDIDNPA; encoded by the coding sequence ATGAAACGTCAAGCATTCGAAAACTATTTAAATACCTTATTAAAACCTGAGCAAATTAAAGATTTTTGTCCGAACGGCCTACAAATCGAAGGTAGCGAAGATATCAGTAAAGTGATTACTGGGGTAACGGCAACACAAGCATTAATAGAACAAGCGATAGAAGAAAAAGCGGATGCGCTGGTCGTGCATCATGGTTTTTTTTGGAAGAATGAAAGCTACGTTATCCGCGGCATGAAACATAAACGTATTAAGGCATTATTAGCCCATGACATTAGCTTATTTGCTTACCATTTACCGTTAGATATTCATCCAACATTAGGTAATAACGCACAACTAGCGAAACTTTTTTCAATCGACAATGTTGCACCACTTGAAATAGGTAACGCATTAAGTGTTGCTGTGCGAGGAGAATTTGATACGCCACTTTGTGCTCAAACCCTTGAGCAGCGTATTAGCGAACAACTCAATCGTCAATGTTTGCATATCGCTGCGCCATCAAATAAGGCGATTAAAACCGTTGCGTGGTGTAGTGGTGGCGGTCAAAACTATATAGAACTTGCTGCAGAGCAGGGCATTGACGCCTTTATTAGTGGTGAAGTATCAGAGCAAACCACACATGTTGCCCGTGAAATGGATATTCACTTTTATTGCGCGGGTCATCATGCGACTGAGCGTTATGGTGCTAAAGCATTGGCTGAGCATTTTAACCAACATTTATCTATTGACGCTAAATTTATAGATATTGATAACCCAGCATAA
- the lysC gene encoding lysine-sensitive aspartokinase 3, whose product MSVVVNKAEAGKMTVAKFGGTSVADYQAMLRCAQIIKNDTTNRVVVVSASAGVTNNLVRLSQENVSDAERSQLIADIARIQFAITEHLSCQQTLDIEINHILTTLTQCATQQSLNYTLQQSDEILGFGEQFSSRIFAQVLQSVGVNGQYFDVRQIMKTDSLFGKAQVELNELATLAKSLLTPLLDEQVIVTQGFIGSDAQGNTTTLGRGGSDYSAALLAEAIEANNLSIWTDVVGIFTTDPRITDQARSINEISFGEAAEMATFGAKILHPATLIPAMRQDIPVFVGSSKEPDAGGTRIQRQVDSNPTYRSIALRREQTLVTVKSPQMLHASGFLAKVFTVLAKHQLSVDLITTSEISVALTFDNPHGSTQALLTKAVVEELEQLCEVSVEHGLSLIAVIGNKIHGTKGVGSSIFDKVNDFNIRMICHGASNHNLCFLVPEADANQVVERLHDTLFTH is encoded by the coding sequence ATGTCAGTAGTTGTTAACAAAGCCGAGGCGGGAAAAATGACTGTCGCAAAGTTTGGCGGCACCAGTGTCGCCGACTATCAAGCCATGCTGCGCTGTGCACAAATCATCAAAAATGATACGACTAATCGAGTGGTTGTTGTTTCTGCAAGTGCAGGGGTAACTAATAACCTGGTAAGATTAAGCCAAGAAAATGTTTCAGATGCTGAACGAAGCCAGCTCATTGCTGACATTGCACGTATACAGTTTGCGATTACCGAACACTTAAGTTGCCAGCAAACGCTAGATATCGAAATTAATCATATTTTAACTACATTAACGCAGTGTGCTACACAACAATCGCTTAATTATACATTACAACAAAGTGATGAAATTCTCGGTTTTGGTGAGCAATTTAGTTCACGAATTTTTGCGCAAGTGCTACAAAGCGTTGGTGTTAATGGCCAATACTTTGATGTTCGCCAAATAATGAAAACTGATAGTTTGTTTGGTAAAGCTCAAGTTGAATTAAATGAACTAGCCACGCTCGCTAAATCACTGCTTACGCCTTTACTTGATGAACAAGTTATCGTTACTCAAGGCTTTATCGGTAGTGATGCACAAGGTAATACCACAACATTAGGTCGAGGTGGCTCTGATTATAGTGCTGCGTTGTTGGCAGAAGCCATTGAAGCAAACAACCTGAGCATTTGGACGGATGTTGTTGGAATTTTTACTACCGACCCACGTATAACAGATCAAGCACGTTCAATTAATGAAATTAGCTTTGGAGAAGCCGCCGAAATGGCGACGTTTGGCGCGAAAATCTTGCATCCTGCAACGCTTATTCCTGCGATGCGCCAAGATATTCCCGTGTTTGTTGGTTCGAGTAAAGAGCCAGATGCAGGCGGAACAAGAATTCAACGTCAAGTTGACTCTAACCCTACTTATCGCTCAATTGCTTTGCGACGCGAACAAACCTTAGTGACGGTAAAAAGCCCACAAATGTTACATGCCAGTGGTTTTTTAGCGAAAGTATTTACCGTTTTAGCTAAGCATCAATTAAGTGTTGATTTAATCACTACCAGTGAAATCAGTGTGGCATTAACTTTTGATAATCCTCATGGTTCAACGCAAGCCTTGTTAACCAAAGCGGTGGTCGAAGAGCTAGAGCAACTTTGTGAAGTCAGTGTTGAACATGGTTTAAGTTTAATTGCGGTGATCGGTAATAAAATTCACGGCACTAAAGGTGTTGGCAGTAGTATCTTCGATAAAGTGAATGACTTTAATATCCGTATGATATGCCATGGCGCGAGTAACCATAATTTATGCTTTTTGGTGCCGGAAGCGGATGCTAACCAAGTGGTAGAGCGCTTACATGACACGCTATTCACGCATTAA
- a CDS encoding LysM peptidoglycan-binding domain-containing protein yields MKYITLSIATVLLMSGCQSILNQDQSNPLDNHNENQALIDVASANEINQALLVDEAIDVIHPIADGNVDLGNSAEEDYLSNDVWQRIRSNLELSIPDNPRIASQRAWFLKHPSYLNRVAKRAEPFLYYIVEALEANNIPVEIALLPIVESAFDPFAYSHGRASGMWQFVPGTGKRFGMKQNWWYDGRRDVVASTEGAIQYLQYLHKFFDGDWMLALAAYNSGEGRVRRAVRSNKKKNLPTDFWSLDLPKETRDYVPKLLALADIVKRSDEFKIKLLKIDNNSVISRVDIGSQLDLAKAAQLAKLTLTELQRLNPGFNRWATDPDGPHYLLLPNHKIADFKTGLAKLSKKERLAWQRYQIKSGDSLGKIAQKFNTEIALIKQVNNVKGNQIRAGKFLLIPVATASLDSYLLSQNQRLAKTQNKVVAGEKRIHIVKSGDTLWDLSRSYKVSTRSIAKWNGMAPRDTIKPGQKLVIWQKTAVNTTAKNSLTPSEQAIMRNITYRVRKGDSFARIASKFNVSITDIERWNSLNRKKYLQPGQMLKLSVDVTNNI; encoded by the coding sequence ATGAAGTACATAACTCTATCTATAGCAACCGTTCTCCTCATGTCCGGTTGCCAATCAATTTTGAACCAAGATCAGTCGAACCCTCTTGATAATCATAACGAAAACCAAGCGCTTATCGACGTAGCATCAGCAAACGAAATTAATCAGGCACTATTAGTCGATGAAGCTATCGATGTTATTCACCCGATTGCTGATGGCAATGTCGACTTGGGTAATAGCGCTGAGGAAGATTATTTATCCAATGATGTTTGGCAACGTATTCGTAGTAATCTTGAATTATCGATACCTGACAACCCGCGTATCGCAAGCCAACGCGCTTGGTTTTTAAAGCATCCAAGCTATTTAAACCGTGTTGCTAAGCGTGCTGAGCCTTTCTTGTATTACATTGTAGAAGCACTAGAAGCTAACAACATTCCGGTTGAAATTGCATTATTACCAATAGTTGAAAGTGCTTTTGACCCTTTTGCCTACTCCCATGGTCGTGCTTCAGGTATGTGGCAATTTGTTCCCGGCACCGGTAAACGCTTTGGTATGAAGCAAAACTGGTGGTATGACGGACGACGAGATGTTGTTGCCTCAACCGAAGGAGCTATTCAGTATTTACAATATTTGCACAAGTTTTTTGATGGTGACTGGATGCTCGCCCTCGCCGCTTATAATTCAGGTGAAGGCCGTGTTCGTCGTGCGGTAAGAAGTAATAAAAAGAAAAATCTACCGACTGACTTTTGGTCTTTAGATTTACCAAAAGAAACCCGTGATTACGTACCAAAATTATTAGCACTCGCTGACATCGTCAAACGCAGCGATGAGTTTAAAATTAAATTACTGAAAATAGATAATAATTCGGTGATCAGCCGAGTGGATATTGGCTCACAGCTCGATTTAGCCAAAGCTGCACAGTTAGCGAAATTAACCTTAACTGAGTTACAACGACTAAACCCCGGCTTTAATCGTTGGGCGACCGATCCTGATGGACCACACTATTTATTATTACCTAATCACAAAATAGCTGATTTTAAGACTGGCTTAGCCAAACTTTCAAAAAAAGAGCGTTTAGCTTGGCAACGTTATCAAATTAAAAGTGGTGACAGTTTAGGTAAAATAGCGCAAAAGTTTAATACCGAAATAGCGCTAATTAAACAAGTGAATAACGTTAAAGGGAATCAAATAAGAGCAGGAAAATTTTTATTAATTCCTGTGGCAACCGCCTCATTAGACAGTTATTTACTCTCGCAAAATCAACGTCTAGCGAAAACACAGAATAAAGTTGTTGCTGGCGAAAAACGTATTCATATTGTGAAGTCAGGTGATACACTTTGGGATTTAAGTCGTAGCTATAAAGTGTCAACGCGAAGCATTGCGAAATGGAATGGCATGGCTCCAAGAGATACCATTAAGCCTGGGCAAAAATTGGTTATTTGGCAAAAAACGGCAGTTAATACAACAGCTAAAAATTCTTTAACGCCAAGTGAACAAGCGATAATGCGTAATATCACTTATCGCGTACGCAAAGGTGATTCTTTTGCACGTATTGCCAGCAAGTTTAATGTTTCAATTACAGATATCGAGCGTTGGAACAGCCTAAATCGTAAGAAGTATTTACAGCCTGGGCAAATGTTAAAGCTATCAGTGGATGTAACTAATAACATTTAA
- the asnB gene encoding asparagine synthase B, with amino-acid sequence MCSIFCILDIKTGADALRPKALEYSRLLRHRGPDWSGIFANDKAILVHERLSIVDTEHGAQPLYNADKTLVLAVNGEIYNHKALASQYTPDYDFQTASDCEIIIPMYEKFGSDFVDKLQGMFAFCLYNESDNSYLIARDHMGIIPLYTGYDAEGNFYVASEMKALMPICKTVAEFPPGHILDSRVGKLEKYYQRNWQKFSAIKDNNTSKEKLREALEESVKSHLMTDVPYGVLLSGGLDSSLISAITQKFAARRIEANDLSEAWWPKVHSFACGLAGSPDLIAAKTVADSIGTIHHSVVFTEQEGIDALKEVIYHLETYDVTTIRASTPMYLMARKIKAMGIKMVLSGEGADEIFGGYLYFHKAPNAQEFHEELLRKLDKLHMFDCLRANKSMSAWGIEARVPFLDKNFMDVAMRINPEDKMCGNGKMEKSILRESFEGYLPKEILWRQKEQFSDGVGYSWIDGLKQHVESLVSDQQLASAEFKFPYNTPDTKEAYYYRCIFEENFPLASAAECVPGGKSVACSTPEALAWDESFSKMADPSGRAVQSVHNDSY; translated from the coding sequence ATGTGTTCGATTTTTTGTATATTAGATATTAAAACTGGTGCTGATGCACTACGTCCAAAAGCTTTAGAATATTCTCGCTTACTTCGTCATCGTGGTCCAGATTGGTCTGGTATTTTTGCCAACGACAAAGCAATTCTAGTTCATGAACGCCTATCAATTGTCGACACTGAACATGGTGCTCAACCACTATATAATGCCGACAAGACTCTAGTTTTGGCTGTTAATGGCGAAATTTATAACCATAAAGCATTGGCCAGCCAATACACGCCTGATTATGATTTCCAAACGGCATCGGATTGCGAAATTATCATTCCGATGTATGAAAAATTTGGTAGTGACTTTGTTGACAAACTTCAAGGCATGTTTGCATTTTGTTTATATAACGAAAGTGACAATAGCTATTTAATCGCTCGCGACCATATGGGCATTATTCCTTTATATACCGGTTATGACGCTGAAGGTAACTTTTATGTTGCCTCTGAAATGAAAGCTTTAATGCCCATTTGTAAAACGGTGGCTGAATTTCCTCCTGGTCATATACTTGATAGCAGAGTCGGTAAGCTTGAAAAATATTATCAACGTAACTGGCAAAAGTTTTCAGCAATTAAAGATAACAACACCAGCAAAGAAAAATTACGTGAAGCCTTAGAAGAATCAGTGAAAAGCCATTTAATGACCGATGTGCCTTACGGTGTATTATTATCAGGTGGTCTAGATTCTTCACTGATTTCAGCTATCACCCAGAAATTTGCCGCCCGACGTATCGAAGCAAATGATTTGTCTGAAGCATGGTGGCCGAAAGTACACTCTTTCGCTTGTGGCTTAGCTGGCTCACCTGATTTGATTGCAGCAAAAACAGTTGCTGATAGCATTGGGACAATACACCATAGCGTAGTATTTACTGAGCAAGAAGGTATTGATGCCCTTAAAGAAGTTATCTATCACCTTGAAACATACGATGTAACGACTATTCGTGCTTCAACACCAATGTATTTAATGGCACGAAAAATTAAAGCTATGGGTATTAAGATGGTACTTTCTGGTGAAGGTGCTGACGAAATATTTGGCGGTTACTTATATTTTCATAAAGCACCGAATGCGCAAGAATTTCATGAGGAATTGTTACGAAAGTTAGACAAACTTCATATGTTTGATTGCTTACGCGCTAACAAGTCAATGTCGGCATGGGGTATTGAAGCTCGTGTACCATTTTTAGACAAAAACTTTATGGATGTTGCTATGCGCATTAATCCAGAAGATAAGATGTGTGGCAACGGTAAAATGGAGAAGTCTATTTTACGTGAGTCATTTGAAGGCTACTTGCCTAAAGAAATTTTATGGCGTCAAAAAGAGCAATTTTCTGATGGTGTTGGTTACTCATGGATTGACGGTTTGAAACAGCACGTTGAATCACTTGTTAGCGACCAACAGCTTGCCAGTGCTGAGTTTAAGTTTCCATATAATACACCTGATACGAAAGAAGCTTATTACTATCGCTGTATTTTTGAAGAAAACTTTCCGCTTGCATCTGCTGCAGAATGTGTTCCTGGTGGAAAGTCAGTGGCTTGTAGTACACCAGAAGCATTAGCTTGGGATGAAAGCTTTAGCAAAATGGCTGATCCGTCTGGCCGTGCAGTACAAAGTGTTCATAATGACAGTTACTAG
- a CDS encoding class I SAM-dependent methyltransferase: protein MKPALAFRHPDYPKSWQDLPNGERIVENINQVLAPWWPRFFGYHLLKIGALSGEINSEQSPIKHQLTLTEKNENGNIIAEIDDLPLQEHSVDVCLLAHALEFSLDPHHVVREANRVLIPNGYLVISGYNPFSLVGLNQFIPHRRKQIPWNERLFSPMRVKDWLHLMGFEIQLDQRFLHSSLSGTMSQGLVSNHWHQLAARYFPSLGSIYVIVAKKRVLPLTPIKAKWQLRPRFEPVKVPTMNSSRKVMRKSITSSQPSKPCGK from the coding sequence ATGAAGCCAGCACTCGCTTTTAGACATCCAGATTATCCTAAATCTTGGCAAGACTTACCCAATGGTGAGCGTATTGTGGAGAACATTAATCAAGTTCTCGCGCCTTGGTGGCCAAGGTTCTTTGGTTATCATTTACTAAAAATTGGCGCCTTAAGTGGTGAGATAAACAGTGAACAAAGCCCCATTAAGCATCAGTTAACGTTAACTGAAAAAAATGAAAACGGTAATATTATTGCTGAGATAGACGACTTACCTCTGCAAGAGCACAGTGTTGATGTTTGCTTACTTGCCCATGCGTTGGAGTTTTCATTAGACCCCCACCATGTTGTCAGGGAGGCTAATAGGGTTTTAATACCTAATGGCTACTTGGTGATCAGTGGCTATAACCCTTTTAGCTTGGTTGGGCTCAATCAGTTCATACCTCATCGACGTAAACAAATACCATGGAATGAAAGGTTGTTTTCACCAATGCGAGTTAAAGATTGGTTACATTTAATGGGTTTTGAAATTCAATTAGATCAACGATTTTTGCATTCCTCGTTATCTGGAACAATGAGTCAGGGTCTTGTTTCTAACCATTGGCATCAATTAGCGGCACGGTATTTTCCAAGTTTAGGCTCAATATATGTCATTGTGGCGAAAAAGCGCGTCTTACCGTTAACGCCCATTAAAGCTAAATGGCAGTTACGACCCCGTTTTGAACCGGTAAAAGTACCCACGATGAATTCATCGAGAAAAGTCATGAGAAAAAGTATTACTAGCAGCCAGCCCAGCAAACCTTGCGGCAAGTGA
- the gloB gene encoding hydroxyacylglutathione hydrolase, with protein MLQSQSTTNMKVSMIKAFSDNYIWAISSNTGNHMALVDPGDAKVCIEFIEQEQMQLSTILITHHHADHVGGINTLVEYCKSKQWPLTIYGPEKEKIPHCDVALNEQNKVTLDDLALAFRVIDLPGHTSGHIAYLAEDNLFCGDTLFSGGCGRLFEGTPSQMLTSLEKLSALPERTRVYCAHEYTQANLNFALTVEPTNSELVHYYNQVLQLREQDIATIPTSIMLEKKINPFLRCDSATLLASASEFSNNNVTDKLQAFSIIRAWKDNF; from the coding sequence ATGCTGCAAAGTCAAAGCACCACTAATATGAAAGTTTCCATGATAAAAGCCTTTTCAGATAATTATATTTGGGCTATTTCATCAAATACAGGCAACCACATGGCGTTGGTTGACCCAGGTGACGCTAAGGTTTGCATCGAGTTTATTGAACAAGAGCAAATGCAATTATCGACCATCTTGATCACCCATCATCATGCGGATCACGTCGGTGGCATTAATACTTTAGTTGAGTATTGTAAAAGCAAACAATGGCCATTAACCATTTATGGTCCTGAGAAGGAAAAAATCCCTCATTGCGATGTTGCTCTCAATGAACAGAACAAGGTTACTTTAGATGATTTAGCATTAGCGTTTCGTGTAATCGATTTACCGGGTCATACCAGCGGGCATATTGCTTACTTAGCGGAAGATAATTTGTTTTGTGGTGACACATTATTTTCAGGTGGATGTGGTCGGCTTTTTGAAGGCACACCAAGCCAAATGTTAACTTCACTAGAAAAACTTAGCGCATTACCTGAGCGTACTCGTGTTTATTGCGCTCATGAATATACTCAAGCAAACCTTAACTTTGCGCTTACCGTGGAACCAACTAACAGCGAACTGGTCCATTATTACAATCAAGTATTACAACTGCGTGAACAAGATATTGCCACCATTCCAACATCCATTATGTTGGAAAAGAAAATCAACCCATTTTTGCGTTGTGATTCCGCCACTTTGCTGGCAAGCGCAAGTGAGTTTAGTAATAATAATGTCACTGATAAATTGCAAGCATTCAGCATAATTCGTGCCTGGAAAGATAACTTCTAA